The following is a genomic window from Bacteroidia bacterium.
AGGAAAAAGACGTAATAGACTATGGTGATCAACCCGAGGCCGATCGCCACATGAGGGAAGTAGTGCTCCCACCAATGCTTGTTGATGAACGGCATCAGAGCGATGGCGAGCAGCAACACGACAAAGGGGATGATCATGAGAGGATTGGGCTCAATTACATGCGAGACGCCTTCCGACGCGAACGCCGGAAGTGTCGTCAGCATGAGAGCCGCGAGTGCGCCGAGGCACACTTTGACTGCGTAAGCCAGGGTTTTCAACGAAATACTCCTGTTGAACATCACGGTTGTTTGGGTGCAGTCTCCGTCATCGTTGCACCGCTCCGTACGTGTTCCAGTTTGTCGACCACTCGTTGCATGGTCGGCTCGGACTTGGACAGAAATGTTGACGGGTACACGCCGATCCAGAAAATGAAGAGGATGATCGGTAGAAGAAGGCCGATCTCACGTTTGCTCAGATCGGGCAGAGACTCGTTTTCCGGATTTCTCGAAACGCCGAACACCACCCTCTGATACATCCACAGCATGTACACCGCCGCGAGCACAACGCCGGTCGAGGCGAACACAACATACCAGATGGATCCCAGCACGCCGGAGTTGAAAGAGCCGAGGAGAATCAGAAATTCTCCGACAAACCCGTTCGTGCCCGGCAAGCCGATGGACGAAAGTGTCACGATGAGAAAGAAGGTTGAAAATACCGGAATGGAGCGAGCCAGTCCGCCAAAATCCTCGATCATGCGCGTATGCCGACGATCATAAATCATACCCACGATGAGGAAGAGCGCCCCTGTCGACAATCCGTGATTGATCATCTGAATGAGTCCGCCCTGCAAACCGGCAGTGGTCATACCGAACAACCCGAGCAGGATGAAACCCATGTGACTCACGGAACTGTAGGCGACGAGTTTCTTCACGTCCTTCTGTACCATCGATACAAGCGCGCCGTAAATGATTCCGACAACACCGAGAACCGAAAGGAGCGATGCGAATTCTATCGAAGACTGCGGGAAGAGCTGAAGATTGAAACGGATGAGGCCGTATGTGCCCATCTTGAGCAAAACGCCTGCGAGTATGACCGATCCTCCCGTTGGTGCCTGAACGTGCGCATCAGGCAGCCAGGTGTGCAGCGGGAAGGCCGGTACCTTGATAAGGAAACTCAGTGCAAACGCCGCGAACATCCACTGCTGGATCTGCAAGGGTACCGTGGGTGCGATCTCGAACAGCTCAACGATATTCGTCGTGAATACACCGCCCGGCATTGTCGACGCGTAATACCCGAGCCAGATGATCGCGATCAGCATGAGCAGTGATCCGACCATCGTGTAAATGAAGAATTTCACCGTCGCATATATGCGATCCTTGCCGCCCCAGATACCGATGATGAAGTACATCGGGATCAGTATCAGTTCCCAGAACACATAGAAAAGAAATGTGTCCAGCGCCACGAACACGCCGATCATCGCCGTCTCGAGCAGCAGCATCATAGCGATGTACAGCGCGATGTTTTTTTGTATCGATGTCCACGAGGAAAGCAGAACGATGGGGGTGAGGAAGGTCGTAAGCAAGACCAGCAGCATGGACAGTCCGTCAACACCCACGTGATAACTCACGTTCAGCGAAGGTATCCAGAGGACGCGCTCGACGAACTGCATGCCGGGATTGCCGGCGTCGTAGCCGAAGTACAACGGAAGCGACAGCGCGAATACCACGAGAGAGGAGAGTAGCCCTGCCCATCGCGCGCCTTCGGCGCTACGGCGGAACAACAGGACGATGGCGGCTCCGATCAGCGGGAGGAAAAGCAGGTAGGTCAGCAGGTGTGGGATCATCGCGATTCCGTCAGCTCAATATGATCAATCCAAGGACAACCGCGATTCCAAGAACCACGAGCATGGCATATTGCTGTACCACGCCGGTCTGGATAACGCGAAGGGCGGAACTGCCCGCAGCCGTGAGTTTCCCGAGGCCATTGACAATTCCGTCAATGATGCGTACGTCGAATACACGGAAGAGGAGAGACTCGGATGTTTTCACCATCGGCTTGACAACCGTGGTATCGTAGGCCTCGTCCACAAAATATTTGTTTGCCAGAAGCTTGTACAGTCCGCCGGCTTTCATGAGCTTTGTGTCGGCGTTGGGATCCTTCAGGAACATGCTGCGACCAAGCCAGAAGCCCGTGATGCCGATAAGCACGCTGATACCCATGAGGGCGTACTCGAGCGCGTGGTCATGATGCTCGGCCAGGCGCATCGTTGCCTCGGCCTGCGAGAAAACAGGGTGAAGCCATTGATGAATGGCATTGCCTCCGCCCAACACCGCCGGAACACCGACGAAACCGCCGACAACAGCCAGCGCGGCCAACACGATCAGCGGAATGGTCATCGTCGCGGGCGATTCGTGCGGATGTTTGTCGTGCCCCCAGCGCGCTTCGCCCTCAAAGGTCAGGGTTACCATGCGGAACATGTAGAATGCCGTCATAAGGGCTGCGGCCGCACCGAGCAGCCAAAGCACGGCGGAACCATCGGCGAAAGCCTTCCACAGGATTTCATCCTTCGAGAAAAAGCCCGACAACGGGGGGAAGCCGGCGATGGCGAAACTGGAAATCAGAAAGGTCCAGTATGTGCGCGGCATGATTTTTTTCAGACCACCCATGCGGCGGATGTCCTGCTCTTCGTGCAGGGCATGGATGACCGAGCCAGATCCAAGGAACAGGCATGCCTTGAAAAAGGCATGGGTCATCACATGGAAAATGGCTGCTGTAAACGCTCCCACGCCCAGTGCCAGGAACATATATCCCAACTGGCTGACGGTGGAATATGCGAGCACTTTCTTGATGTCGTTCTGCGCGATACCGATGGAAGCGGCCATGATGGCCGTCACAGCGCCGACGATTGCCACGATCATCATCGCATCGGGCGCCAGGGCATATAACGCGGAATTACGCGCAACCATGTACACTCCTGCGGTGACCATGGTCGCGGCATGAATGAGAGCGGAAACCGGTGTCGGACCCGCCATCGCATCGGGAAGCCAGACGAAGAGGGGAATCTGTGCGCTCTTGCCGGTCGCGCCGATGAAGAGCAGCAATGTGATCCAAAACATCGTGCTGTCGCCGGGCGCCAATGCGCCTGCCTCGCCCATGACTTCGCGGAAGGTCAGTGTGCCGAATTCCCGGAAAATCAGAAACATGCCGAGCATGAAGGCAAAGTCACCGATACGGTTGACCCAAAACGCCTTGTTCGCCGCGTCACCCGTCCACGTGATGCTGGTGCCGGGAAATTTCCTGTCGTACCAAAAGCCGATCAGCAGGTACGAGCACAGTCCCACGCCTTCCCATCCAAGAAACATGAGAAGGAAATTGTCCGCCAAAACCAGGTTCAGCATCGCGAAAATGAACAGGTTCAGGTAGGTGAAGAAGCGCCAGAACCCGCGGTCGCCATGCATGTAGCCGATGGAATATACGTGGATGAGGAAGCCCACACCGGTCACCACCAGCGTCATGAGTATGGACAGCTGATCCACCTGATAGGCGGCGGAAACCTTGAATGACCCTACCGCCAGCCACGTGAACAGTGTCACGACATGGCTGCGCTCCTCCGGCGCCGCGCCCAGCATTTCGATGAATATCAGCGCTGCGACGACGAAGGACAAACCCACGGCGGCGCTGCCGATGGCTCCGACGAGAGATTCGCTCCTGATTTTCCTCCCGAACAGCCCGTTAATGAGCAGGCCGATCAGCGGGAAGAGGACAATGAACCCGGCGTATTGATGCATGGAAAATGATGGACGTTAAACAGTGACTGTGTGATGCCGAAGCGGTGCTCTGTCACCACTTTAAGAGATTGACGTCGTTGATGCTGACGGTTTGCTTATTCCTGAACAGCGCGATCACGATCGCGAGACCAACCGCGGCCTCGGCGGCGGCGACGGCCATGACGAAGAAAACGAAAATCTGACCTGCCGCATCGCCAAGGAAGGCGCTGAATGAAACGAAGGTCAGATTCACCGAGTTGAGCATCAGCTCGATGCACATGAATATGATGATGGCGTTTCTGCGCGTCAATACCCCGACCACGCCGGTCGTGAACATGATGGCGCTGACAATGAGATAAAAATGAATCGGTACCATGTAACGGTCGTTTCTCCTTCGTCAGGGGAATTGCTTCTTCGCGAGTACCACTGCTCCGATCATTGCCGCAAGCAACAGCACGGAAGTGATTTCCACAACAAACACGTATTCGGTGAACAGAACCCCGCCGATGTGCTCAACGGTACCAATGACCGATGCTTGCGGGGACTGCGCAGTCATGGCGTCGAGCGTGCTTCCGCCTTTCCATAACAACACCTGCAGTATCAGCAGTAAAGTCACGGACGCCAGCGCAACGCCGATAAATTGCGAGGCTTTGAGATGCTCACGTAACGGCGCGTCACTCTGCAGATTGAGCAGCATGATGACGAACAACACCAGCACCATGATCGCGCCGGCATAGACGAGTATCTGTATCACGGCAACAAATTGCGCGTGCAGCGTCAGATACATCCCCGCGAGCGCGATGAAATTGAGTATGAGAAAGAGCGCACTGTTGACCGGATTCGCCCTTGTGATCATCAAAATCCCGGACAAAACCGCGGTTACTGCCAGGACAAGGAAAAAAATCATTTCGGAAGACACACTTTCTCCGGGAGAATAGAGGTTCGGCACTAATCATGGCAATATAGCCCGAGGGGGCCTTTCATACAAACCGCAACGTCGTTGCGCGTGCGTCCATTACCGAAGTCCGGACAAGAAAGCGCAGTGTTGATCGCCATGAGCGGTGCCGGGGGTCGCCTTCGGACAGGCCCCGTATGCGAACGTGAAGCGCAAGCCTCACTGACGGAAGCGGCCTGCGTGTCTGCCTGCTACGACGGCTGTGGTTCGTAGGCAAGCCATTGTGTGCGCAAATCCACGAGCAGCTCTTCGGGAAGCGCTTTTACCTCTACGCGGTTGATCGAATGCACCGGGAAGGGACCGAGTAGCGAATTGCTCAACAGTATGGCGGATTTGAGCAGCCGCTCCGGCGTCACAACACCCGTTGCCACATTCGCTCCCTTGCCGCGCAAAATTTCGATGAGGATGTCCCGGGAAATGCTCGGCAAAGCATCCGGAGTCTCGGGCACGATCCAACGGCCCCGATAGAACAGCAACAGCGCTGCGATGCTGGTTTCAGCCACGTTCCCGTTGCGATCGAGCAGCACCATGTCGTCGAAGCCGTGTAGCCGCGCCGAGTGCAACGCCATTCGCGCAGCGAGGTAGCTGCTGCTTTTATGCACGGTGAGCGGGCCGCCCTGCACACGTCCGTCGAGCCCCAGTCTCCAGGGCATGGAAAGAGCCGGCCTCAGGTAGGGCTCGGCGGTAATGAACAAGGTAGGACGTCGCACCGGCTGATACGCAGTGATGTCCCCGGGAGTAGCGAGTATTTTCACGCGCACCTGTCCGTGATCAAGACTGTTCTTCTTCAGCACCGAGGTGATGCCCGTCCGCAACTCATCGTCGCTTTCCACGATGGGAATTCCCAGTTTCTCCGCCGATCCGCGTAAGCGCGCGAGGTGACGCCCGAGTACGCGGGGAGTTCCGTCTATGCACAGGAGCGTTTCGAAAAGTCCGGCGCCGAACTGAAAGCCCGCGTCGAAGACGGAGATGGTCGCATCGTGCAAGTGCACGAGTGAGCCGTTGAGGTAGACTATTCCTCGCATCTATCGTCCAGTGTTCGTGAAATATCGATTCCAAGAAATTTGAAAAACGTCCCTCCCTTGTGCAACGTTTCAAGATACTCCGCTTCGGGATCCGAGTCGTAGACGATGCCCCCGCCCAGTGAGAGGTGACAGACGCCGTGACGCAGTATCGCCGTGCGTATCGCAATGTTGAAATCACACCGGCCGCCCGCGGCAATATAGCCGATGGCACCGGTGTACACATGCCGTGTCGAAGACTCGAGCTCCGCGACAATCTCCATTGCCCGGATTTTCGGACATCCGGTAATGGATCCACCGGGAAAAAGGGCGCGGAACACCTCTCCGACCCTTGTGCCGGGCGTCAGCCGGCCCTCGACCACGGAAACGAGATGCTGCACATTCGCATAGCGCTCGAGTCGCTTGTGCGCCGTCACCTTCACACTTCCCGTGGCACAGATGCGACCCAGATCATTGCGCTCAAGATCAACGATCATGGAAAGTTCAGCATCATCCTTCGGGTTGCTAACAAGATCCTGTGCCAGGGCTTCGTCCTCTTCCGGTGTCGCGCCCCGCGGCCGCGTCCCCTTGATCGGGCGCGTTTCAATTCGTCCGTCGTCGAGGAAGAAGAATCGCTCCATGGAGGTGCAGAGAATGTCGTGCTCCGGCGCATGTATCCATGCAGCGAAGGGAGATGGGTTCGCCTCAACCAGCTTTTTCCAGAGTGTTCGCGCGTCGCCGGTCAGGCGAATATGAAAGCGCTGCGCGAGATTCACCTGATATACATCCCCGTCGTGAATGTGCTTCCGGACGGTCTCGGCCTTGTGGAGATATGCACGCTCGGTCCAGTCCGCGAAGGTCACAGACGTGTCGTGCAATGGCGTATCGGGAACGAAGGGAATCTCATCGATGCGCTTCCCCTCGTCGTCGCACCAGATGAAACGGCGGGATTCGATTGTGCCGCCGGCGTGTTCATACACAAGAGTGCGGGAGGGAAGAAGGAAAAGCAGATCCGGCAAGCTGAGTTCGTCATGCGCGTGGACGCGCATGTCGTCGAGCAGTACCGCCGCTTCGTAGGCGACATATCCGCCAAGCAGCGGGGCATCCTTCCAAGCGTGCGGAGCAGCGGGCAGCAGCGATGCCAGCTCCTGGAGCACATCGAAAGGATGCGCTTCGAAGTGCGTTACCTGCAGACCGATCTGCAAACGGCACTGCATCGCTTTTGCGGTGAACAACACGACCGGACGCAGCATTGCCATGGAGTGCACGCTCAGGTCGTGCGCTCCTCCGCTGGCCAGAACGACTTCGTATCCGCCTCCGGCCGCCGCCTGACTGCGCGCAAGAAATTCCTGTACGTCGGTGCAGGGAGTGACGGAGGATTCGGTACAGCGGAACGTGAGTGATGGTATCATCGGTGTCGTTTCCCCTTCTCCCGCTCAACGAGAGCGAGAAAATTTCCGGCCATGGTATCGCCGTGTTGTGTAAGGAAGGATTCCGGATGAAACTGCACACCGTGGATCTCGAACGAGCGATGCCGCAGGGCCATGACGGTGCCGTCGCTGCCCCATGCCTGCTCGACGAGTTCGTCGCCTTTGCGGCGTATGGCAAGCGAGTGATAGCGGGCGGCGCGAAAGGGGCTCGGTACACCGAAAAACACACCGCTGCCATCGTGATGCACCTCGTCCGTTTTTCCGTGTACCGGGAAGGGAGCATGAACTGTCTCACCACCATAGACCTCATTGATCAATTGCATACCGAGGCATACACCCAGCACGGGAAGGACGCCGCTCCAATGCAGCAGTGCCTCGCGGCTTACGCCCGTCTCATCCGGACGGCCGGGGCCGGGGGAAATAAGCAAGGCGTCCGGACGCAACATCACCAACTCCTCCAGAGACACGCTGTTTCGACGTACCACCACGTCTGCACCGCCCGAGCTGAGGAGTTGCGCGAGGTTGTGCGTGAAAGAGTCGAAATTATCTATGAGCAGAAGTCGCATCAGGTAAAAATAGTCAGCGGCGCGCAATACCCATAACGAGCAGGCTGGGGTCGCGTCTCATGCGCCGTCGGCATCGCGGCAGGGTACAGCAGAGTGATGTGGCCCTTGAAGAAATGCCCGTGAGCGGTGACGCACACCCGGTTTGAGCCAAGGTATACAAAAAACGCCCTCCGAGGGGGGAGGGCGTTTGAAGGAAGCCAGAGGTGTGTAGAGATTACACCACGCCCTGTGCCATCATGGCATCGGCGACTTTCAGGAAGCCGGCGATGTTCGCGCCGTTGACGTAGTTGCCCGGGGTGCCGAAACGGTCCGAGGCCTGGACGCAGGATGTGTGAATGTTGTGCATGATCGTCTGCAGGTGTCTGTCCACTTCCTCGCGCGACCACGACATGCGAATGGAGTTCTGGCTCATTTCCAGACCGGAGGTGGCGACGCCGCCCGCGTTCGCGGCCTTGCCGGGGCCGTACAGCAGTTTGTGCTCGATGAACAGATCCACCGCGGCGGGTGTGGACGGCATGTTCGCGCCTTCGGAAATACAGATGCAGCCATTGGCGATAAGTGCTTTCGCATCGTCACCGTCGAGTTCGTTCTGTGTCGCGCAGGGCAGCGCCACATCGCAGGGAACGCTCCACACGCCCGTACCCTCGTAGTACTCGGCGTTCGGATACTGCTCCGTGTACTCCTTGATGCGACCGCGGCGGTTGTTCTTGAGATCCATGACGTAATCCCACTTCTCACCGCTGATGCCGTCCATATCCACGATATAGCCGGCGGAGTCGGACAAGGTCACGA
Proteins encoded in this region:
- a CDS encoding anthranilate synthase component I family protein; translated protein: MIPSLTFRCTESSVTPCTDVQEFLARSQAAAGGGYEVVLASGGAHDLSVHSMAMLRPVVLFTAKAMQCRLQIGLQVTHFEAHPFDVLQELASLLPAAPHAWKDAPLLGGYVAYEAAVLLDDMRVHAHDELSLPDLLFLLPSRTLVYEHAGGTIESRRFIWCDDEGKRIDEIPFVPDTPLHDTSVTFADWTERAYLHKAETVRKHIHDGDVYQVNLAQRFHIRLTGDARTLWKKLVEANPSPFAAWIHAPEHDILCTSMERFFFLDDGRIETRPIKGTRPRGATPEEDEALAQDLVSNPKDDAELSMIVDLERNDLGRICATGSVKVTAHKRLERYANVQHLVSVVEGRLTPGTRVGEVFRALFPGGSITGCPKIRAMEIVAELESSTRHVYTGAIGYIAAGGRCDFNIAIRTAILRHGVCHLSLGGGIVYDSDPEAEYLETLHKGGTFFKFLGIDISRTLDDRCEE
- a CDS encoding aminotransferase class IV is translated as MRGIVYLNGSLVHLHDATISVFDAGFQFGAGLFETLLCIDGTPRVLGRHLARLRGSAEKLGIPIVESDDELRTGITSVLKKNSLDHGQVRVKILATPGDITAYQPVRRPTLFITAEPYLRPALSMPWRLGLDGRVQGGPLTVHKSSSYLAARMALHSARLHGFDDMVLLDRNGNVAETSIAALLLFYRGRWIVPETPDALPSISRDILIEILRGKGANVATGVVTPERLLKSAILLSNSLLGPFPVHSINRVEVKALPEELLVDLRTQWLAYEPQPS
- a CDS encoding NADH-quinone oxidoreductase subunit M, giving the protein MIPHLLTYLLFLPLIGAAIVLLFRRSAEGARWAGLLSSLVVFALSLPLYFGYDAGNPGMQFVERVLWIPSLNVSYHVGVDGLSMLLVLLTTFLTPIVLLSSWTSIQKNIALYIAMMLLLETAMIGVFVALDTFLFYVFWELILIPMYFIIGIWGGKDRIYATVKFFIYTMVGSLLMLIAIIWLGYYASTMPGGVFTTNIVELFEIAPTVPLQIQQWMFAAFALSFLIKVPAFPLHTWLPDAHVQAPTGGSVILAGVLLKMGTYGLIRFNLQLFPQSSIEFASLLSVLGVVGIIYGALVSMVQKDVKKLVAYSSVSHMGFILLGLFGMTTAGLQGGLIQMINHGLSTGALFLIVGMIYDRRHTRMIEDFGGLARSIPVFSTFFLIVTLSSIGLPGTNGFVGEFLILLGSFNSGVLGSIWYVVFASTGVVLAAVYMLWMYQRVVFGVSRNPENESLPDLSKREIGLLLPIILFIFWIGVYPSTFLSKSEPTMQRVVDKLEHVRSGATMTETAPKQP
- the nuoK gene encoding NADH-quinone oxidoreductase subunit NuoK; protein product: MVPIHFYLIVSAIMFTTGVVGVLTRRNAIIIFMCIELMLNSVNLTFVSFSAFLGDAAGQIFVFFVMAVAAAEAAVGLAIVIALFRNKQTVSINDVNLLKW
- a CDS encoding aminodeoxychorismate/anthranilate synthase component II, encoding MRLLLIDNFDSFTHNLAQLLSSGGADVVVRRNSVSLEELVMLRPDALLISPGPGRPDETGVSREALLHWSGVLPVLGVCLGMQLINEVYGGETVHAPFPVHGKTDEVHHDGSGVFFGVPSPFRAARYHSLAIRRKGDELVEQAWGSDGTVMALRHRSFEIHGVQFHPESFLTQHGDTMAGNFLALVEREKGKRHR
- a CDS encoding NADH-quinone oxidoreductase subunit J; translated protein: MITRANPVNSALFLILNFIALAGMYLTLHAQFVAVIQILVYAGAIMVLVLFVIMLLNLQSDAPLREHLKASQFIGVALASVTLLLILQVLLWKGGSTLDAMTAQSPQASVIGTVEHIGGVLFTEYVFVVEITSVLLLAAMIGAVVLAKKQFP
- the nuoL gene encoding NADH-quinone oxidoreductase subunit L, with the translated sequence MHQYAGFIVLFPLIGLLINGLFGRKIRSESLVGAIGSAAVGLSFVVAALIFIEMLGAAPEERSHVVTLFTWLAVGSFKVSAAYQVDQLSILMTLVVTGVGFLIHVYSIGYMHGDRGFWRFFTYLNLFIFAMLNLVLADNFLLMFLGWEGVGLCSYLLIGFWYDRKFPGTSITWTGDAANKAFWVNRIGDFAFMLGMFLIFREFGTLTFREVMGEAGALAPGDSTMFWITLLLFIGATGKSAQIPLFVWLPDAMAGPTPVSALIHAATMVTAGVYMVARNSALYALAPDAMMIVAIVGAVTAIMAASIGIAQNDIKKVLAYSTVSQLGYMFLALGVGAFTAAIFHVMTHAFFKACLFLGSGSVIHALHEEQDIRRMGGLKKIMPRTYWTFLISSFAIAGFPPLSGFFSKDEILWKAFADGSAVLWLLGAAAALMTAFYMFRMVTLTFEGEARWGHDKHPHESPATMTIPLIVLAALAVVGGFVGVPAVLGGGNAIHQWLHPVFSQAEATMRLAEHHDHALEYALMGISVLIGITGFWLGRSMFLKDPNADTKLMKAGGLYKLLANKYFVDEAYDTTVVKPMVKTSESLLFRVFDVRIIDGIVNGLGKLTAAGSSALRVIQTGVVQQYAMLVVLGIAVVLGLIILS